In one Thunnus maccoyii chromosome 12, fThuMac1.1, whole genome shotgun sequence genomic region, the following are encoded:
- the colgalt2a gene encoding procollagen galactosyltransferase 2 isoform X4 gives MKLKQAALRAARRLWADYILFVDSDNLLTNRQVLTDMIAENLTIVAPMLESRSLYSNFWCGVTPQGYYRRTPEYIPIRKWKLKGCFAVPMVHSTYLLDLRRTTSQDLACHPPHTQYPYDIDDIMAFAFSAQQAGVQMYVCNRDHYGYLPVPLKQHQTLEEEEESFAHTLTEALIFYTMEPSQYVHITPKEPGKIGFDEIFLINLKRRADRRERMLSSLAILGINITLTEAVDGKALNSSQLQAMGIDMLPGYKDPYSDRVLTRGEIGCFLSHYNIWKQVVQQELQQVLVLEDDVRFEPRFCSRLVAIMENVQRVGLDWDLIYVGRKRLQVKEPEHWVKGVSDLVHPGYSYWTLGYVLSLQGAKKLLHAKPLNKMLPVDEFLPIMFDKHPKDDYMQYFEQRNLRAFSVEPLLLFPTHYTGEPGYFSDTETSTIWDDEAVETDWDRSRAKHQHEQETGDSKLK, from the exons ATGAAGTTAAAGCAGGCAGCACTCAGAGCTGCCAGACGACTTTGGGCTGACTATATATTG TTTGTAGACAGTGACAACTTGCTGACAAACCGTCAGGTGCTGACTGACATGATAGCAGAGAATCTGACGATTGTGGCGCCCATGTTGGAATCAAGAAGCCTCTATTCCAACTTCTGGTGTGGCGTAACTCCTCAG GGCTACTACAGACGAACACCAGAATATATTCCCATTCGCAAATGGAAGTTGAAGGGTTGCTTTGCAGTTCCCATGGTGCACTCTACCTACCTGCTGGACCTGAGGCGCACAACGAGCCAGGATTTGGCCTGTCATCCTCCCCACACCCAATACCCCTACGATATCGATGACATCATGGCCTTTGCTTTCTCTGCACAGCAAGCAG GGGTTCAGATGTACGTGTGCAACAGGGACCATTATGGATATTTACCAGTGCCGCTCAAACAGCATCAGACcctggaggaagaagaggagagttTTGCCCACACACTGACTGAGGCACTGA TTTTCTACACCATGGAGCCTTCACAGTATGTGCACATTACACCTAAAGAACCAGGAAAGATAGGATTTGATGAG ATCTTTCTGATCAATCTGAAGCGAAGAGCAGACCGAAGAGAGAGGATGCTGAGCTCTCTGGCCATCCTCGGCATCAACATCACACTGACAGAGGCGGTGGATGGCAA AGCCTTGAACTCCTCTCAGCTGCAGGCCATGGGTATCGACATGCTGCCTGGTTACAAAGACCCCTATTCAGACCGTGTGCTGACTAGAGGGGAGATTGGCTGCTTTCTCAGCCACTACAACATCTGGAAACAG GTGGTGCAGCAGGAACTGCAGCAGGTGCTTGTGCTGGAGGATGATGTGAGATTTGAGCCCAGATTTTGCAGCCGGCTAGTGGCCATCATGGAAAATGTGCAGAGAGTGGGACTTGACTGGGACCTTAT TTATGTTGGCCGTAAGCGGCTGCAGGTGAAGGAGCCAGAGCACTGGGTGAAGGGAGTCAGTGACCTCGTGCACCCAGGCTACTCCTACTGGACTTTGGGTTATGTGCTGTCCCTGCAGGGGGCCAAGAAGCTCCTGCATGCGAAACCCCTCAACAAAATGCTGCCTGTTGATGAGTTCCTACCCATCATGTTCGACAAGCACCCCAA AGACGACTACATGCAGTATTTCGAGCAGAGGAACCTGAGAGCATTTTCAGTGGAGCCTCTGCTGCTCTTCCCCACACACTACACCGGCGAGCCCGGCTACTTCAGTGACACAGAGACGTCAACTATCTGGGACGATGAGGCTGTGGAAACAGACTGGGATAGAAGTCGTGCTAAACACCAGCATGAGCAGGAGACGGGAGACAGCAAGCTCAAATAG
- the colgalt2a gene encoding procollagen galactosyltransferase 2 isoform X3, whose amino-acid sequence MLQEWLRGVQHLYHSVEWRPMEQPSSYADEEGPKHWPESRVIHVMKLKQAALRAARRLWADYILFVDSDNLLTNRQVLTDMIAENLTIVAPMLESRSLYSNFWCGVTPQGYYRRTPEYIPIRKWKLKGCFAVPMVHSTYLLDLRRTTSQDLACHPPHTQYPYDIDDIMAFAFSAQQAGVQMYVCNRDHYGYLPVPLKQHQTLEEEEESFAHTLTEALIFYTMEPSQYVHITPKEPGKIGFDEIFLINLKRRADRRERMLSSLAILGINITLTEAVDGKALNSSQLQAMGIDMLPGYKDPYSDRVLTRGEIGCFLSHYNIWKQVVQQELQQVLVLEDDVRFEPRFCSRLVAIMENVQRVGLDWDLIYVGRKRLQVKEPEHWVKGVSDLVHPGYSYWTLGYVLSLQGAKKLLHAKPLNKMLPVDEFLPIMFDKHPKDDYMQYFEQRNLRAFSVEPLLLFPTHYTGEPGYFSDTETSTIWDDEAVETDWDRSRAKHQHEQETGDSKLK is encoded by the exons ATGCTTCAGGAGTGGCTCAGAGGAGTTCAGCACTTGTACCACTCGGTGGAGTGGAGACCCATGGAGCAACCAAG TTCCTATGCAGATGAGGAGGGTCCGAAGCACTGGCCTGAGTCTCGGGTCATTCATGTGATGAAGTTAAAGCAGGCAGCACTCAGAGCTGCCAGACGACTTTGGGCTGACTATATATTG TTTGTAGACAGTGACAACTTGCTGACAAACCGTCAGGTGCTGACTGACATGATAGCAGAGAATCTGACGATTGTGGCGCCCATGTTGGAATCAAGAAGCCTCTATTCCAACTTCTGGTGTGGCGTAACTCCTCAG GGCTACTACAGACGAACACCAGAATATATTCCCATTCGCAAATGGAAGTTGAAGGGTTGCTTTGCAGTTCCCATGGTGCACTCTACCTACCTGCTGGACCTGAGGCGCACAACGAGCCAGGATTTGGCCTGTCATCCTCCCCACACCCAATACCCCTACGATATCGATGACATCATGGCCTTTGCTTTCTCTGCACAGCAAGCAG GGGTTCAGATGTACGTGTGCAACAGGGACCATTATGGATATTTACCAGTGCCGCTCAAACAGCATCAGACcctggaggaagaagaggagagttTTGCCCACACACTGACTGAGGCACTGA TTTTCTACACCATGGAGCCTTCACAGTATGTGCACATTACACCTAAAGAACCAGGAAAGATAGGATTTGATGAG ATCTTTCTGATCAATCTGAAGCGAAGAGCAGACCGAAGAGAGAGGATGCTGAGCTCTCTGGCCATCCTCGGCATCAACATCACACTGACAGAGGCGGTGGATGGCAA AGCCTTGAACTCCTCTCAGCTGCAGGCCATGGGTATCGACATGCTGCCTGGTTACAAAGACCCCTATTCAGACCGTGTGCTGACTAGAGGGGAGATTGGCTGCTTTCTCAGCCACTACAACATCTGGAAACAG GTGGTGCAGCAGGAACTGCAGCAGGTGCTTGTGCTGGAGGATGATGTGAGATTTGAGCCCAGATTTTGCAGCCGGCTAGTGGCCATCATGGAAAATGTGCAGAGAGTGGGACTTGACTGGGACCTTAT TTATGTTGGCCGTAAGCGGCTGCAGGTGAAGGAGCCAGAGCACTGGGTGAAGGGAGTCAGTGACCTCGTGCACCCAGGCTACTCCTACTGGACTTTGGGTTATGTGCTGTCCCTGCAGGGGGCCAAGAAGCTCCTGCATGCGAAACCCCTCAACAAAATGCTGCCTGTTGATGAGTTCCTACCCATCATGTTCGACAAGCACCCCAA AGACGACTACATGCAGTATTTCGAGCAGAGGAACCTGAGAGCATTTTCAGTGGAGCCTCTGCTGCTCTTCCCCACACACTACACCGGCGAGCCCGGCTACTTCAGTGACACAGAGACGTCAACTATCTGGGACGATGAGGCTGTGGAAACAGACTGGGATAGAAGTCGTGCTAAACACCAGCATGAGCAGGAGACGGGAGACAGCAAGCTCAAATAG
- the colgalt2a gene encoding procollagen galactosyltransferase 2 isoform X2 translates to MSLGFVGFRLTVVILAGELFLHTSTEEPPADHLHHPAKHKSSLLKPTVLITILARNVQHSLPYFLGCIDRLDYPKDRISICSYADEEGPKHWPESRVIHVMKLKQAALRAARRLWADYILFVDSDNLLTNRQVLTDMIAENLTIVAPMLESRSLYSNFWCGVTPQGYYRRTPEYIPIRKWKLKGCFAVPMVHSTYLLDLRRTTSQDLACHPPHTQYPYDIDDIMAFAFSAQQAGVQMYVCNRDHYGYLPVPLKQHQTLEEEEESFAHTLTEALIFYTMEPSQYVHITPKEPGKIGFDEIFLINLKRRADRRERMLSSLAILGINITLTEAVDGKALNSSQLQAMGIDMLPGYKDPYSDRVLTRGEIGCFLSHYNIWKQVVQQELQQVLVLEDDVRFEPRFCSRLVAIMENVQRVGLDWDLIYVGRKRLQVKEPEHWVKGVSDLVHPGYSYWTLGYVLSLQGAKKLLHAKPLNKMLPVDEFLPIMFDKHPKDDYMQYFEQRNLRAFSVEPLLLFPTHYTGEPGYFSDTETSTIWDDEAVETDWDRSRAKHQHEQETGDSKLK, encoded by the exons ATGTCTCTTGGATTTGTGGGATTCAGATTAACAGTTGTGATTTTAGCAGGAGAGCTCTTCCTGCACACCAGCACAGAGGAGCCACCAGCTGATCATCTGCACCATCCAGCCAAGCACAAGTCTTCTCTGCTCAAGCCCACCGTGCTCATCACCATCCTTGCACGCAACGTGCAACACAGCCTGCCATACTTCTTGGGATGCATTGACAGACTGGACTATCCAAAAGACCGAATTTCCATCTG TTCCTATGCAGATGAGGAGGGTCCGAAGCACTGGCCTGAGTCTCGGGTCATTCATGTGATGAAGTTAAAGCAGGCAGCACTCAGAGCTGCCAGACGACTTTGGGCTGACTATATATTG TTTGTAGACAGTGACAACTTGCTGACAAACCGTCAGGTGCTGACTGACATGATAGCAGAGAATCTGACGATTGTGGCGCCCATGTTGGAATCAAGAAGCCTCTATTCCAACTTCTGGTGTGGCGTAACTCCTCAG GGCTACTACAGACGAACACCAGAATATATTCCCATTCGCAAATGGAAGTTGAAGGGTTGCTTTGCAGTTCCCATGGTGCACTCTACCTACCTGCTGGACCTGAGGCGCACAACGAGCCAGGATTTGGCCTGTCATCCTCCCCACACCCAATACCCCTACGATATCGATGACATCATGGCCTTTGCTTTCTCTGCACAGCAAGCAG GGGTTCAGATGTACGTGTGCAACAGGGACCATTATGGATATTTACCAGTGCCGCTCAAACAGCATCAGACcctggaggaagaagaggagagttTTGCCCACACACTGACTGAGGCACTGA TTTTCTACACCATGGAGCCTTCACAGTATGTGCACATTACACCTAAAGAACCAGGAAAGATAGGATTTGATGAG ATCTTTCTGATCAATCTGAAGCGAAGAGCAGACCGAAGAGAGAGGATGCTGAGCTCTCTGGCCATCCTCGGCATCAACATCACACTGACAGAGGCGGTGGATGGCAA AGCCTTGAACTCCTCTCAGCTGCAGGCCATGGGTATCGACATGCTGCCTGGTTACAAAGACCCCTATTCAGACCGTGTGCTGACTAGAGGGGAGATTGGCTGCTTTCTCAGCCACTACAACATCTGGAAACAG GTGGTGCAGCAGGAACTGCAGCAGGTGCTTGTGCTGGAGGATGATGTGAGATTTGAGCCCAGATTTTGCAGCCGGCTAGTGGCCATCATGGAAAATGTGCAGAGAGTGGGACTTGACTGGGACCTTAT TTATGTTGGCCGTAAGCGGCTGCAGGTGAAGGAGCCAGAGCACTGGGTGAAGGGAGTCAGTGACCTCGTGCACCCAGGCTACTCCTACTGGACTTTGGGTTATGTGCTGTCCCTGCAGGGGGCCAAGAAGCTCCTGCATGCGAAACCCCTCAACAAAATGCTGCCTGTTGATGAGTTCCTACCCATCATGTTCGACAAGCACCCCAA AGACGACTACATGCAGTATTTCGAGCAGAGGAACCTGAGAGCATTTTCAGTGGAGCCTCTGCTGCTCTTCCCCACACACTACACCGGCGAGCCCGGCTACTTCAGTGACACAGAGACGTCAACTATCTGGGACGATGAGGCTGTGGAAACAGACTGGGATAGAAGTCGTGCTAAACACCAGCATGAGCAGGAGACGGGAGACAGCAAGCTCAAATAG
- the tsen15 gene encoding tRNA-splicing endonuclease subunit Sen15, which translates to MYEASDRADLSEKPAPPNWILQHPAYQQMKNLEVGDSAQVHAAFLVYMDLTEVRRWKDVSCVKSSELEVVLLEGREKEGSPIHTVLPLPAHQSLSHRSIRHVLDRGCPMLLCAVASDSTLVYQRMTDGLVTPDPPAGPFQDVGRRQHRKRRQQH; encoded by the exons ATGTATGAAGCGTCGGACAGAGCGGATCTGTCAGAGAAACCTGCACCTCCAAACTGGATCCTGCAGCATCCGGCG tATCAGCAAATGAAGAATCTGGAGGTTGGGGACAGTGCTCAAGTCCATGCAGCTTTCCTTGTGTACATGGATCTGACTGAGG TGCGACGGTGGAAAGATGTCTCTTGTGTCAAGAGTTCTGAACTTGAGGTTGTTTTGCtggaggggagggagaaggaAGGATCGCCCATCCACACAGTTCTCCCACTGCCTGCTCACCAATCTCTGAGCCACAGAAG TATACGACATGTGCTAGACAGAGGATGTCCTATGCTGTTGTGCGCGGTGGCGTCAGACTCCACTCTGGTCTACCAGAGGATGACTGATGGGTTGGTGACACCGGACCCACCTGCAGGCCCCTTCCAAGATGTGGGACGCCGGCAGCACAGGAAGAGACGACAGCAGCACTGA
- the zgc:55943 gene encoding uncharacterized protein C1orf21 homolog — MGCTSAKQVSAVPNSEEGQSKAYSNGDLLSDEYKMKGVEKVKYISGDEGGVDGQDSTEKSALLGKGQHMDETGSNGNGKILSIHSSESQQEFFRMLDEKIEKGRDYCSEEEDLT, encoded by the exons atgggcTGCACCTCTGCCAAGCAGGTGTCTGCTGTGCCCAACAGTGAGGAGGGCCAGAGCAAAGCCTACAGCAACGGGGACCTCCTCTCTG ATGAGTACAAGATGAAAGGAGTGGAGAAAGTCAAGTACATCAGCGGAGATGAGGGAGGAGTGGATGGCCAGGACAGCACC GAGAAAAGTGCTCTACTTGGTAAAGGTCAACACATGGATGAAACAGGATCAAATGGAAACGGAAAGATACT GAGCATCCACTCATCAGAGAGTCAGCAAGAATTCTTCAGGATgttggatgagaagattgaaAAG GGCCGAGACTACTGCTCAGAGGAGGAAGATCTGACATAG
- the colgalt2a gene encoding procollagen galactosyltransferase 2 isoform X1 produces the protein MSLGFVGFRLTVVILAGELFLHTSTEEPPADHLHHPAKHKSSLLKPTVLITILARNVQHSLPYFLGCIDRLDYPKDRISIWAASDHSEDNSTAMLQEWLRGVQHLYHSVEWRPMEQPSSYADEEGPKHWPESRVIHVMKLKQAALRAARRLWADYILFVDSDNLLTNRQVLTDMIAENLTIVAPMLESRSLYSNFWCGVTPQGYYRRTPEYIPIRKWKLKGCFAVPMVHSTYLLDLRRTTSQDLACHPPHTQYPYDIDDIMAFAFSAQQAGVQMYVCNRDHYGYLPVPLKQHQTLEEEEESFAHTLTEALIFYTMEPSQYVHITPKEPGKIGFDEIFLINLKRRADRRERMLSSLAILGINITLTEAVDGKALNSSQLQAMGIDMLPGYKDPYSDRVLTRGEIGCFLSHYNIWKQVVQQELQQVLVLEDDVRFEPRFCSRLVAIMENVQRVGLDWDLIYVGRKRLQVKEPEHWVKGVSDLVHPGYSYWTLGYVLSLQGAKKLLHAKPLNKMLPVDEFLPIMFDKHPKDDYMQYFEQRNLRAFSVEPLLLFPTHYTGEPGYFSDTETSTIWDDEAVETDWDRSRAKHQHEQETGDSKLK, from the exons ATGTCTCTTGGATTTGTGGGATTCAGATTAACAGTTGTGATTTTAGCAGGAGAGCTCTTCCTGCACACCAGCACAGAGGAGCCACCAGCTGATCATCTGCACCATCCAGCCAAGCACAAGTCTTCTCTGCTCAAGCCCACCGTGCTCATCACCATCCTTGCACGCAACGTGCAACACAGCCTGCCATACTTCTTGGGATGCATTGACAGACTGGACTATCCAAAAGACCGAATTTCCATCTG GGCAGCCTCTGACCACAGTGAGGACAACAGCACAGCCATGCTTCAGGAGTGGCTCAGAGGAGTTCAGCACTTGTACCACTCGGTGGAGTGGAGACCCATGGAGCAACCAAG TTCCTATGCAGATGAGGAGGGTCCGAAGCACTGGCCTGAGTCTCGGGTCATTCATGTGATGAAGTTAAAGCAGGCAGCACTCAGAGCTGCCAGACGACTTTGGGCTGACTATATATTG TTTGTAGACAGTGACAACTTGCTGACAAACCGTCAGGTGCTGACTGACATGATAGCAGAGAATCTGACGATTGTGGCGCCCATGTTGGAATCAAGAAGCCTCTATTCCAACTTCTGGTGTGGCGTAACTCCTCAG GGCTACTACAGACGAACACCAGAATATATTCCCATTCGCAAATGGAAGTTGAAGGGTTGCTTTGCAGTTCCCATGGTGCACTCTACCTACCTGCTGGACCTGAGGCGCACAACGAGCCAGGATTTGGCCTGTCATCCTCCCCACACCCAATACCCCTACGATATCGATGACATCATGGCCTTTGCTTTCTCTGCACAGCAAGCAG GGGTTCAGATGTACGTGTGCAACAGGGACCATTATGGATATTTACCAGTGCCGCTCAAACAGCATCAGACcctggaggaagaagaggagagttTTGCCCACACACTGACTGAGGCACTGA TTTTCTACACCATGGAGCCTTCACAGTATGTGCACATTACACCTAAAGAACCAGGAAAGATAGGATTTGATGAG ATCTTTCTGATCAATCTGAAGCGAAGAGCAGACCGAAGAGAGAGGATGCTGAGCTCTCTGGCCATCCTCGGCATCAACATCACACTGACAGAGGCGGTGGATGGCAA AGCCTTGAACTCCTCTCAGCTGCAGGCCATGGGTATCGACATGCTGCCTGGTTACAAAGACCCCTATTCAGACCGTGTGCTGACTAGAGGGGAGATTGGCTGCTTTCTCAGCCACTACAACATCTGGAAACAG GTGGTGCAGCAGGAACTGCAGCAGGTGCTTGTGCTGGAGGATGATGTGAGATTTGAGCCCAGATTTTGCAGCCGGCTAGTGGCCATCATGGAAAATGTGCAGAGAGTGGGACTTGACTGGGACCTTAT TTATGTTGGCCGTAAGCGGCTGCAGGTGAAGGAGCCAGAGCACTGGGTGAAGGGAGTCAGTGACCTCGTGCACCCAGGCTACTCCTACTGGACTTTGGGTTATGTGCTGTCCCTGCAGGGGGCCAAGAAGCTCCTGCATGCGAAACCCCTCAACAAAATGCTGCCTGTTGATGAGTTCCTACCCATCATGTTCGACAAGCACCCCAA AGACGACTACATGCAGTATTTCGAGCAGAGGAACCTGAGAGCATTTTCAGTGGAGCCTCTGCTGCTCTTCCCCACACACTACACCGGCGAGCCCGGCTACTTCAGTGACACAGAGACGTCAACTATCTGGGACGATGAGGCTGTGGAAACAGACTGGGATAGAAGTCGTGCTAAACACCAGCATGAGCAGGAGACGGGAGACAGCAAGCTCAAATAG